In one Silene latifolia isolate original U9 population chromosome 10, ASM4854445v1, whole genome shotgun sequence genomic region, the following are encoded:
- the LOC141605248 gene encoding uncharacterized protein At1g28695-like: MTNKTVILAVVNRAYVEGEVVPNMLDLFLEGFNAGEGTRELVNHLLIVAVDQTAYERCLLRGLHCYKLETDGVDFTREEVFMSSDFVKMMWRRTLFLLEVLERGYDFVFTDIDVLWLRNPFTILTTSKTRSCDIQFSTDWHYNGDPSSTRNPINTGFYFVKSNSKTIFLFNKWYNLKDNSHGEKEQDVLQKLISHGVLSDLDLNARFLDTKLFSGFCEDSSDIESVITVHANCCRFIKAKVADLSQLLREWAAFKVIAANATSSFRWSPHWECRNSWSATYGND, translated from the exons ATGACAAACAAAACCGTAATATTGGCGGTAGTAAACCGGGCATATGTGGAAGGAGAAGTGGTGCCAAACATGTTAGACCTCTTCTTAGAGGGTTTTAATGCAGGGGAAGGAACAAGAGAGCTTGTGAACCATCTGCTGATCGTGGCGGTCGATCAAACAGCCTACGAGCGGTGTCTTCTCCGTGGCCTTCACTGTTATAAGCTTGAAACGGATGGTGTCGATTTCACAAGGGAGGAAGTGTTCATGTCTTCTGATTTTGTTAAGATGATGTGGAGAAGAACTTTGTTTCTTCTTGAGGTCCTTGAAAGAGGGTATGACTTCGTCTTCACG GATATAGATGTTTTGTGGTTAAGGAATCCTTTTACGATCCTAACCACAAGCAAGACTCGAAGCTGTGATATCCAATTTAGCACCGATTGGCATTACAACGGCGACCCATCGTCTACTCGCAACCCGATTAATACCGGATTCTACTTTGTTAAATCGAATAGCAAGACCATTTTTCTATTCAATAAATGGTATAATTTGAAGGATAATTCACATGGTGAGAAAGAACAAGATGTCCTACAGAAGTTAATATCACACGGTGTACTTTCGGATTTGGACCTAAATGCCCGATTTCTCGATACCAAATTATTTAGCGGGTTTTGTGAAGACAGTTCGGATATTGAATCAGTGATCACGGTTCATGCCAATTGTTGTAGGTTCATTAAGGCTAAAGTAGCCGATTTGTCTCAATTGCTCCGTGAATGGGCCGCGTTCAAAGTAATCGCGGCTAATGCAACATCTTCATTTCGATGGTCTCCACACTGGGAATGCAGAAACTCTTGGAGCGCGACCTATGGGAATGACTGA
- the LOC141607167 gene encoding uncharacterized protein At1g28695-like, with protein sequence MADKTVIIAVVNKAYVEGKVLAPNMLDLFLEGFWEGEGTRELLNHLVLVAVDQTAYERCLFRGLHCYKLETDGVNFMGEEVYMSSDFVKMMWRRTLFLTEVLERGYNFIFTDTDVIWLRNPFPVLTTITNKTQGFDIQLSVDYYNGNPSSIRNPINTGFYFVKSNTKTVSLFNKWYGLKDNSGGAKEQDVLQNLTTHGVLQEMGLKPRFLDTKYFSGFCQGSSDIQSVITVHANCCRYIKAKVTDLSQLLRDWGTFKVAPANETSSFRWSPHVECYNSWNATYGNNP encoded by the exons ATGGCAGATAAAACCGTGATAATCGCGGTGGTAAACAAGGCATACGTTGAAGGGAAAGTGCTGGCACCAAACATGCTAGACCTCTTCTTGGAAGGGTTTTGGGAAGGGGAAGGGACAAGGGAACTTCTAAACCATTTGGTGCTCGTCGCAGTCGATCAGACTGCGTACGAGCGATGTCTATTCCGTGGATTACACTGCTATAAGCTTGAAACGGACGGTGTAAATTTCATGGGGGAGGAAGTGTATATGTCATCtgattttgtcaaaatgatgTGGAGAAGAACGTTGTTTCTTACTGAGGTCCTTGAGAGAGGCTATAATTTTATCTTCACG GATACAGATGTGATATGGTTAAGAAATCCATTTCCAGTACTAACTACAATTACAAACAAGACTCAAGGCTTCGATATCCAACTTAGCGTCGATTATTACAATGGCAACCCATCTTCCATTCGTAACCCGATTAACACCGGATtctactttgttaaatccaataCCAAAACCGTTTCCCTATTCAACAAATGGTATGGTTTAAAGGATAATTCGGGTGGAGCTAAAGAGCAAGATGTCCTACAAAACCTAACAACGCACGGTGTGCTTCAGGAAATGGGCTTAAAACCAAGGTTTCTCGACACCAAATATTTTAGCGGGTTTTGCCAAGGTAGTTCGGATATCCAATCCGTGATCACGGTCCATGCCAATTGTTGTAGGTACATTAAGGCTAAGGTGACCGATTTGTCTCAATTACTTCGTGATTGGGGTACGTTCAAAGTCGCCCCTGCTAATGAAACGTCTTCATTTCGATGGTCACCACATGTGGAGTGCTACAACTCTTGGAACGCAACGTACGGGAATAATCCTTAA